GGTGAGTTCTTGTAAGGTTGTTAGGGCCTGTTCAATTTGTCCGGTTTCCATAAGCAGATTTGCCAAGTGTAGCCATCCGGACAGATGGTGAGGGTTGTGCCTTACGACAGATTGCAGGGTGGCAATGGCT
This DNA window, taken from Nitrospiraceae bacterium, encodes the following:
- a CDS encoding tetratricopeptide repeat protein, coding for AIATLQSVVRHNPHHLSGWLHLANLLMETGQIEQALTTLQELTVLHPRYKEGHHTLHQLQTKLQISLGEQPRFRSLEKATV